A single genomic interval of candidate division TA06 bacterium harbors:
- a CDS encoding O-antigen ligase family protein has protein sequence MKEKTIRILDTVIQTSIVGFAASLPVSIAFYHICLGVGGAAFLTKCVVSGKWLGHRTGLDIYFGLFFASCLISSVTSLKPLESFIGLKEFFLMMAVYLVAYNTGSFLRIKEIAAAYLLTSALSGFYGAMLLAAEPQGRLLGAQGMAMTSGSIYMMSSLLSFWYLQEALKRGGSQRWLAGAASLVITTSMVLTKTISAWLGWAIGVAANPPFKSKRLAFTALAVMIAVVGAIIANSASLGLNYTKQQTWQARLTMWKIGWQIIKEHPVTGVGLIDLGEIYQSKRTSQDVAEFGNHRRYGHLHNIFIHVTAITGFLGLAAFGMMFWAMIRLFRKNLRSGPPERAGFFGAVLAVTAAFLIGGLAEWSFGDSEVVSTLWMVTGLAVAASSLSAEPVKKSFNT, from the coding sequence ATGAAAGAAAAAACTATCCGCATTTTAGATACGGTCATACAAACTTCGATCGTAGGATTTGCCGCATCCCTGCCGGTCTCCATCGCCTTTTACCATATCTGCCTGGGGGTGGGCGGGGCGGCATTTTTAACCAAGTGCGTGGTCTCCGGCAAATGGCTGGGGCACCGCACTGGTCTGGATATTTACTTTGGATTGTTCTTTGCGTCCTGTCTGATATCCTCCGTTACCTCCCTAAAGCCGTTGGAGAGTTTTATCGGGCTTAAGGAATTCTTTTTGATGATGGCGGTGTACCTGGTGGCTTACAATACAGGGTCTTTTTTGCGGATAAAGGAGATAGCGGCCGCATATTTGCTGACTTCAGCCCTGAGCGGCTTCTATGGGGCAATGCTTTTGGCCGCCGAACCGCAAGGCAGGCTTTTGGGAGCCCAAGGCATGGCCATGACCTCGGGATCGATCTATATGATGTCTTCGCTTCTATCTTTTTGGTATCTGCAGGAGGCCTTGAAAAGGGGGGGGAGCCAAAGATGGCTGGCAGGGGCGGCTTCCCTGGTGATTACCACCAGCATGGTGCTGACCAAAACCATCAGCGCCTGGCTGGGCTGGGCGATCGGGGTGGCAGCCAATCCCCCGTTCAAAAGTAAGCGGCTGGCTTTCACTGCCCTAGCCGTCATGATTGCCGTCGTAGGGGCCATCATCGCAAACTCAGCCAGCCTAGGCCTCAACTATACCAAGCAGCAAACCTGGCAAGCCCGTCTGACGATGTGGAAAATTGGCTGGCAGATCATAAAAGAGCACCCGGTCACAGGGGTGGGGCTGATAGATCTGGGAGAGATTTACCAATCTAAACGCACCTCTCAGGATGTCGCAGAATTTGGTAATCACAGGCGCTACGGCCACCTGCACAACATTTTCATTCATGTCACTGCCATTACGGGCTTTTTGGGACTGGCGGCCTTCGGGATGATGTTTTGGGCCATGATCCGGCTGTTTAGAAAGAACCTCCGGTCCGGACCGCCCGAAAGGGCCGGTTTTTTCGGGGCGGTGTTAGCAGTCACCGCCGCTTTTCTGATCGGCGGCCTGGCTGAATGGAGCTTTGGCGATTCGGAGGTGGTCTCGACGCTGTGGATGGTGACCGGTTTGGCGGTGGCTGCAAGTAGTCTATCGGCCGAACCGGTTAAAAAATCATTTAATACTTGA
- a CDS encoding class I SAM-dependent methyltransferase, with protein sequence MTALVHQEIERVRNSYKRREETVPAGRYSYFNPGSLFLYQQRERAFLDLLKRENLIDLSGLRILDLGCGHGMWLRELLKYGAQPENLTGTDIIRDRLEVSRKLSPNIAAALADGARLPFARGKFDMVLQSTVLTSILDQGIKKSVANEMVRVLGPKGVIIWYDFRYDNPRNPDVRGIGRKEIQRLFPQCRIRTQKTTLLPPLARGLAGASRSLCEGLSCFPILLTHYLASIRPGEK encoded by the coding sequence TTGACCGCATTGGTTCACCAAGAAATCGAAAGGGTCCGGAACAGCTACAAGCGGCGGGAGGAAACGGTCCCGGCCGGGCGCTACAGCTATTTTAACCCCGGCAGCCTGTTTTTGTACCAACAGCGGGAGCGGGCCTTTTTGGACCTGCTGAAAAGGGAAAATTTAATCGATTTAAGCGGCTTGCGGATATTGGATCTGGGCTGCGGTCACGGGATGTGGCTGAGGGAGCTGTTGAAATACGGGGCCCAGCCGGAAAACCTTACCGGTACGGATATCATCCGGGATAGGCTGGAAGTCTCCCGAAAGCTATCGCCGAATATCGCCGCCGCCCTGGCTGACGGGGCCCGGTTGCCGTTTGCCAGGGGCAAATTTGACATGGTGCTGCAAAGCACGGTGCTGACCTCGATACTGGATCAAGGAATCAAAAAGAGCGTGGCTAATGAAATGGTCCGGGTGCTGGGGCCGAAAGGCGTGATCATCTGGTACGATTTCCGTTATGACAATCCCCGGAACCCAGATGTCCGGGGTATCGGCCGCAAAGAGATACAAAGGTTATTTCCCCAATGCCGGATCCGGACGCAGAAGACCACCTTGCTTCCTCCTTTGGCCAGGGGGTTAGCGGGTGCAAGCCGAAGCCTGTGCGAAGGACTTTCTTGTTTCCCCATTTTACTGACCCATTATCTGGCATCAATCAGACCGGGAGAGAAATGA
- a CDS encoding sugar transferase, with translation MKRAFDITFSLAAVLVLLPVLAAVALAVVCDSRGGIFFLQDRIGKDGKTFRIFKFRTMIPNAENKGPLLAVRNDPRVTGVGKFLRRWSLDELPQLLNILKGEMSLVGPRPEIPPLVANYSPWQRQVLKVQPGLSGFAQVLGRDDIEMDTKLRLDAYYVRHRSFCMDIWIILKTVAVVIDGKGAF, from the coding sequence ATGAAGAGAGCATTCGACATAACATTTTCCCTTGCGGCCGTGCTGGTCCTGTTGCCGGTGCTGGCAGCAGTGGCTTTGGCGGTAGTTTGTGATTCCAGGGGCGGGATCTTTTTTCTGCAGGACAGAATTGGGAAGGACGGGAAAACATTCAGAATATTCAAATTCCGAACCATGATTCCGAATGCAGAAAATAAAGGGCCGCTGCTGGCCGTAAGAAATGATCCCAGAGTGACCGGGGTGGGGAAATTTTTGAGGCGCTGGAGCCTGGACGAGCTTCCCCAGTTGCTGAACATCCTGAAAGGCGAGATGAGCCTGGTGGGACCCCGGCCGGAGATCCCCCCCCTGGTGGCAAATTACAGCCCCTGGCAGCGGCAGGTGCTTAAGGTCCAGCCTGGGCTTTCCGGTTTTGCCCAGGTGCTGGGGCGCGACGACATTGAGATGGACACCAAGCTCCGGCTGGACGCCTATTATGTCCGGCACCGCTCCTTCTGTATGGATATCTGGATCATCCTGAAAACAGTGGCCGTGGTGATAGATGGAAAGGGGGCATTTTGA